The genomic DNA CGCCTTCACCCGATGCCGAAGCCGCAGGTACCGTTAGCCTTGCTAACTCGTACACGATTGGCGCCGAAGCGACCGGCACCGTTGCGTTGGCCAATGCGTTTGCCCCAGACGGCGAAGCAACCACGGGTGCAATTTCACTCGGCAGCGGTGCTACGCTGACGATTGCAGCCACCGACGGTGGTTTAGCGGACGGTTCAAAGGGTAATGACACGATCATTAACCTGACGACCAACACCACGGGCACGACTGTCAATTACGACGCCAACACCGATACCTTGAGCGTGTCGCTTCAAGAAGGTCTTGACGAAACCGCCCTTGCTGCGGCTCTTTCAGGTATCTCGGCTGACTTCGGCTTCACCGTTGGTGGAACGGGCACCACTGATTCTGGCGATGCTGCAGGTTTCTTGACCGGTCAGTTTTCTGGTGGTACCGACGTATCGGGCACCGCTCAGTTCACTTTGACGGCAGTCGATGGCGGAGCAGCGGACGGCCTCAAGGGTGATAGCACTAACTTGGTGTTAACCTCGGGTGCCTCCACCTCGGTTACTTACGATGCCGACAACGACATCCTGAACGTCACCGTTGCTGACGGCGCAACTGTCGCTGATATCGCTGCGGCGATCAATTCAACCGTCGGCTCGGACTTCATCGCTTCCAACGTTGTCGATGGCAGCTACACCTACGCGGCCGCTGACAACGGAACCACCAACCCAATCACTGGTGGTACGGACCCAACTTCGCTGGGCCAATTTGATATCGAAGCCGTCAACGGCCAACTTGCCGATGGAACCGCCGGTAACGGTGCAACCATCAACTTCACGTCCGGTGCAACCACCGAAGCTATCTACGATCCTGATGCGAACATCATCAACATCACGGTGGCCGATGGTGCAACAGTTGCTGACATTGCAAGCGCAATCAATGCCGACGGAAACTTCCTAACACGCAACGTACAGAACGGTAACGCTCTGTTCGGCGCTTCGGACCTCGGTAGCAACGACCCATCGTTGTTGGCTGGTACCGACACCACGTCGGACGATGTCATCACCGTTACCGCTGACGATGCTTCAGCCGACTTCGACGGCCGTACCATCAACGTCGTCGCAGATAACTCGCTCGCAGCAGGCACTGCCTCGGCATCGCTTGATTCCAGCGGAAACATCGTTGTCAACGTTAGCAGCAATGGTCCTGTTGGCGTCGGCTCGATCGCTTCGGCAATCAACAACATCGAAGGATTCTCTGCTTCGGTGACCGCTTCCGACGGGGATGGATCCTTTGATATCCTCACCGACACCACACCAACAAGCGTTGACTTGACCGGTGGAGTTTTCGGTGGTGGACTTAACGCCGACTTGGTGGTTCAACTTCGCGGCTCGCAAGGTTCCGAAGTTTTCCAATTCGAGAAGGGTGCAACTCTTGAGAGCATCGTTCAGTCGATCAACTTGGTTTCGGACGCAACCGGCATCACCGCCGAAGATGACGGCGGAAACTTGAAGCTCAACAGCTCGAGCTACGGTTCCGATTCGTTGATTGACATCGAAGTCATCAGCGAGGGAACCGGCGGAACATTCAAGAGTGGATTGACCGCAGTTCGCGCCAACGGAACCGACATTGATGCCACGATCAACGGTATCACTGCCGACGCACAAGGCAACTCGTTCTCGATCAACACGTCAACGCTCGACTTGAACTTGACCGTCGTCGACGGCAGTGCTTCGGACTTCACGTTCTCGATCAACGGTGGCGGTGCTAAGTTCCAACTTGGTCCCGACGTAACGTCGACTCAGCAAGCTCGCTTGGGTATCGGCAGCGTTTCGACGGGCCAACTTGGTGGTGCCGCCGGTCGTCTTTACGAACTGGGAAGCGGACAAGCTAAGAGCCTGACCAATGACGTTGGGGGAGCCGGTCAGATCATCGACGAAGTGATCAATAAAGTGACTGGCCTCCGCGGTCGTCTTGGTGCGTTCCAAGCAACGACTTTGGACAGTAACTTGGTCAGCTTGAAAGAAACACAAGCCAACCTGCTTGAAGCGGAAAGCTCCATCCGGGACGCTGACTTCGCGCAAGAATCAGCCAACCTGACACGAGCTCAGATCTTGGTCCAATCGGGCACGAACGTGTTGTCCTTGGCCAACCAGAACCCTCAAAACGTTCTGTCACTGCTCGGATAATCATTGACGTAGCAAAGTGAAAAGCGAAAGCCGGCGAAGAGAAATCTTCGCCGGCTTTTTCGTGTTGCAATGGATACCGTGCGAGAACGCCGACCTCGATTGTACCTAAGACACATAGAAGCAGGCTTTGCTAGATGGGAGCGTCCGCAACCCATTGGCACCCATTGGCACCCATTGGCTTGCCCCGATGCGGCACATCGCGACACGCTCCATCGCGACTCGGCACATCGCGACTAGGCGCATCCCAAAGCAGGAATGGTCTAAACGACAAGGGCCGAAATGATCCAAGGGCCAGATCGCTTCAAGTCCAGCGATGCGAAGGCAACGCGTGCGAAAGCAATGCGTGCGGCCTCGATCAGGCCAAATGCGGCTAAGCTGCGAACTCTTGATCGCCCCAATGGGCCAAGTTCATAAGCGGCCAAAGAAGAACGCCAGCACTTTGGGGTGCGGCGATGAGCTGCGGCAACAACTCGGGATGAATCACTTCTGAAAGAAATGCACTTGATGCCAGCGTTTGCTTGACTCGGTCAGACCAAACCCCGCCCATCCAATCGAAGACCGGTGTCGGGAAACTTTGCTTGGGGCGGTCGACAATCTCATGAGGCAATCG from Rubripirellula amarantea includes the following:
- a CDS encoding flagellin N-terminal helical domain-containing protein; this translates as MTRINTNVPSLIAQNRLQSSNGDLNSALTRLSTGLRINSGSDDPAGLIASEALRSEITSLGKAITNTNRASQIISTADSALGEVSNLLNDIRGLVVEAANSGALSDEEVAANQLQIDSSLEAINRIAQTTTFQGRKLLDGSLDFQSTASSVSSISDINIDQANLGAIGNINVDVNIKAAATRASISTTGIPTSTTSTKSTGSLTFSSPSPDAEAAGTVSLANSYTIGAEATGTVALANAFAPDGEATTGAISLGSGATLTIAATDGGLADGSKGNDTIINLTTNTTGTTVNYDANTDTLSVSLQEGLDETALAAALSGISADFGFTVGGTGTTDSGDAAGFLTGQFSGGTDVSGTAQFTLTAVDGGAADGLKGDSTNLVLTSGASTSVTYDADNDILNVTVADGATVADIAAAINSTVGSDFIASNVVDGSYTYAAADNGTTNPITGGTDPTSLGQFDIEAVNGQLADGTAGNGATINFTSGATTEAIYDPDANIINITVADGATVADIASAINADGNFLTRNVQNGNALFGASDLGSNDPSLLAGTDTTSDDVITVTADDASADFDGRTINVVADNSLAAGTASASLDSSGNIVVNVSSNGPVGVGSIASAINNIEGFSASVTASDGDGSFDILTDTTPTSVDLTGGVFGGGLNADLVVQLRGSQGSEVFQFEKGATLESIVQSINLVSDATGITAEDDGGNLKLNSSSYGSDSLIDIEVISEGTGGTFKSGLTAVRANGTDIDATINGITADAQGNSFSINTSTLDLNLTVVDGSASDFTFSINGGGAKFQLGPDVTSTQQARLGIGSVSTGQLGGAAGRLYELGSGQAKSLTNDVGGAGQIIDEVINKVTGLRGRLGAFQATTLDSNLVSLKETQANLLEAESSIRDADFAQESANLTRAQILVQSGTNVLSLANQNPQNVLSLLG